A portion of the Bdellovibrio sp. ArHS genome contains these proteins:
- a CDS encoding DNA polymerase III subunit delta', whose protein sequence is MARLLDFVLGHQEIIAKLVASFEQGKPGQTYLFVGPAGIGKKLTAHGLAQALACPQSPRGCGKCPSCFRMAQGTHEGLKIVEPAGAQIKMEQAREVIEFLSLKSLSGNRIIIIDQAQNLNPQAANSLLKTLEEPPEGTFFFLIAPSVAGLMQTIRSRSRIVQFKPLTAEDLQKKVKAPAWALRAARGSFEKLAQLQEGPELELRQKSVEMLNLFLTDPDFLLNETWRTEFKDRTQGQRLVSYWVSLMKDAVYLQEGAKSQITNLDQAPIIKTLAEYSREFLLALMQKSLQVEQAFGANRDPQLVMEEFFITHRP, encoded by the coding sequence ATGGCCCGATTGCTCGACTTCGTCTTAGGACATCAAGAGATTATCGCAAAGCTGGTGGCTTCCTTTGAACAGGGTAAGCCAGGGCAGACGTATCTCTTTGTGGGACCTGCGGGCATTGGCAAAAAACTGACGGCGCACGGCCTGGCGCAAGCTTTGGCCTGCCCCCAAAGTCCTCGTGGGTGTGGCAAATGCCCATCATGTTTTCGGATGGCGCAAGGAACTCATGAAGGTTTGAAAATAGTGGAGCCTGCCGGCGCGCAAATCAAGATGGAACAGGCGCGCGAGGTTATTGAATTCCTAAGCCTGAAGAGTCTTTCAGGAAATCGAATTATCATTATCGATCAGGCGCAGAATTTAAACCCACAGGCCGCGAACTCTCTTTTAAAAACTTTGGAAGAGCCGCCCGAGGGGACTTTCTTCTTTTTGATCGCGCCCAGTGTGGCGGGGTTGATGCAGACCATTCGTTCGCGTTCGCGCATTGTTCAGTTTAAACCGTTGACGGCCGAAGACTTGCAGAAAAAAGTGAAGGCTCCGGCCTGGGCGCTGCGAGCCGCGCGCGGAAGTTTTGAAAAGCTGGCGCAGTTGCAAGAAGGCCCTGAACTGGAGCTGCGCCAAAAATCTGTCGAAATGCTGAATCTTTTTTTGACGGACCCTGATTTTCTTTTGAATGAAACCTGGCGCACCGAATTTAAGGATCGGACGCAAGGACAGCGTTTAGTTTCTTACTGGGTCAGCCTCATGAAAGATGCTGTATATCTTCAAGAAGGTGCCAAGTCTCAAATCACCAATCTGGATCAGGCGCCGATTATTAAGACTTTGGCCGAATACAGCCGCGAGTTTCTTTTGGCTTTGATGCAAAAGTCTTTGCAGGTCGAGCAGGCCTTCGGCGCCAATCGCGATCCCCAACTGGTGATGGAAGAGTTCTTTATTACCCATCGTCCCTAG